The genomic DNA TCTCCCGCAACAGCGCGAGGTGCTGGCCGAACAAACCCTTGCGAAAATCCGGAATCTGGCAGACCTGCCACAGCAACTCGACCGTGGCCCGGTCGGTGGCGACCTCTCGAATGGCGGGAACGTGCGAGAGCTCCCTGAGCGCATCGAAGTCATCCGCGCGTTGCACCCGGACAAAGGCATTGTGGTTCGGCGCTCGCGACAACGAATCCAGCAGGGACTCCGGGCTCGAGAAATCGAGCGTCGCGTTGCGCCAGATGAGACTGCGCACCGCCGGGAACCGGTGTGACTCGATGGCCGAGACCAACCGTGGAGGCAACTCGGGCAGCGTGTTCAGGGTTCCAAAACTCCCGTCATTCAAGTGGCGCCCCGCACGGCCCGCGATCTGGGCCAGTTCGTCGGGGAAGAGGTCCCGCTGCTCGGCTCCGTCGTACTTGGAGAGCGCCGCGAAGGCGACGTGGTTGAGGTCGAGGTTCAGCCCCATCCCGATGGCATCCGTGGCCACGAGGTATTGAACCTCCCCCGCCTGGTACATCGCCACCTGGGCATTGCGCGTCCTCGGGGAGAGCGCGCCCAGCACCACGGCGACCCCGCCACGAAGGCGGCGCAAGGACTCGGCGAGCTCGTACACCCGGTCCGCGGAGAACGCGACCACGGCCGAGCGTGGAGGAAGGCTCTTCAGGGAGCGAGGCCCGGAGTAACGAAGCTGGGACAGGCGGGTGGCCCGCTTCAACGACGCATGGGGAATGAGGGCCTGGACCATCGGCCGCATCGTGTCCGCACCGAGGAACCAGGTTTCCCGGCGCCCCCGCGCATGGAGCAATCGATCGGTGAAGACATGCCCACGTTCACGGTGGGCGGCGAGCTGGATCTCATCCACGGCCAGGAAGTCGACCGGTCGATCGGTCGGCATCGCCTCGACGGTACAAATCCAGTAATCGGGACGGGGCGGCAGGCGCTTCTCCTCCCCCGTCATCAGCGCGACCCGCCCCTCGCCCACTCGGGCGGTCACCCGGTCGTAGACCTCGCGAGCGAGCAGGCGGAGCGGCAGGCCGATCATGCCCGTGTCGTGCTCGAGCATGCGGTCGATGGCGCGGTGGGTCTTCCCCGTATTCGTAGGCCCCAGCTCCGCCACGACGACGGACGACCGGCTGGATGGGCTGGAATTCATTGGCGAAGTCTAACCACAAGCCCCGCGCTCCGCCCCCGGGGATGACCCACCGGAACGGCCGCTGGCCACGCACCGGAGGCGGGCGGCGGGCCTACTCCCGGAACGTCGCGTCAGCGCGGTCCAGCGCCGTGGAGAGCGGCTCGCTGTAGAGCAGGCCGCCTCGGTGCCGGATGTAGTTGCCCGGGAAGTTGTAGGACTCGAGCGACGTCAGGCTCGATCTCGCCTGTCCCGGCCGCCACCACCAGGTGGCGTCCGCTTGGAACAGGGCGGAGCCATCGTTGGGATCCAGCCACAGCTGCCCGTTGCGGTGGCGCAGGAAGGTGCCCGGGAAGGCGACGGACTCCAGCGAGATGGCCGACGCGTTGGCCAGACCCGGGACGATCCGCCACTCGGCGTCCTCGGCGGGAGACAAGAAGTTGTCGATCTGACCCCGGCCCTCCCGGTGCCGGAGGAAGTAGCCCTGGTAGGACGACTCGAAACGGGTGAAGGCGCGCACCGTCACGTTGTCGAACCGGGCATCGGCCAGGTAGGTCCTCACGCCCACCGTCCCCGCCGTGTACGAGACATCCGTCGTGTTGATCTTCGGCGTGACCATGTCATCCAGGTAGACCTTGAGGTTGGAGCCCACGGCCACCACGCGCAGGTGGTGAGGCACGTTGGCGGCGATGCCCATCGCGACCGTGGCCACCATGGTCCAGTTGTTGTCCGCCTTGCCCAGGAACACCTGGCCCTGATCGATGCCGGCGAAGTAGCCCTGGTAGGCATCCGGCCCGCTCTCCAGCCGGCTGGCCCGAAACAGCAGCCCCGCGTTGCCCGTGGTGCCCACCGTGACGTCGGCATCGAGCGTGCCGTTGGAGAAGAGCACGCCGGCGGGCACGGCCTTGGCGCCCGCGTGGGCCGCGACGCGCAGCTGACCGTTCGCCACGCTCCAGCTTCCGCCGTGGGTGTTCCACCCGTTCGCGTTGCCGTCGTTGAAGTCATCGCCGAACGGCGGCACCCACCGCGCCGTCTTGGCGATGTGGGGCGCCAGCAGCCGGGCGATCTTCACGTGGCCGCTGTCGGACGGGTGCAGCCAGTCCGAGAAGTCCGAGGTGCCCACCGTCACCCAGCCCGTGGTGTCCACGTAGTAGAGCTTCGTGTCCCCGGCGGCGATGCGCGCGTTGACGGCGTTGAACGTGGGAGCGGCCTTGAAGCCGCCAAAGGGCCGCAGCGCGAAGAGGATGGCGTTGGGGTACCTGGCCCGCACGTCCCGCAGGAAGGTGGTGTACGTGCCCTCGAAGGTGGCATCGGTGACGCCGAAGTTGTGGTCATTGGTGCCCAGGTTGATGACCACCGCGTCTGGCTGGTAGCGGGTGAAGTCCCACGCGGGCGAGGACGGGTACTGCACCGTCTGCAACTTGAAGAACTGGGTGCTCATGCCCAGGCTGTTCGGCGACGAGCAGGCCACGCCGTTCCGCAGGCAGATGCCGGAGTAGGCGACCTGGGTGTGCTCCGCGTTGAGCGCCTCGCCCACCAGCCACGCGTAGTCACTCAGGATGACCTTGCTCAGGGCGCAGCAGCCCGCGGTGATCGAGTCCCCGATGAACTCGATCCGCCGGCTCCGGGCCTGGGGCGCCAGGGTGGTGGCCCCGCCGCTCAACACCAAGCCCTGGAACTGCAACACCTCCACCTCGGAGCGGGACGTGACGCGCAGGGTGTGGCTGCCCGCGGCCAGGGGCGTCGGGGTGAGATTGATGGTGCCCGAGCCCGAGAAGGCGACATCCGCCCCGCCGTCGATGCTGACGAAGAAGTTGGCGGCGGCCGCCAGGCGCAGTTGCACGGTCGTACCCGTGAAGCCCACCCGGAAGTAGGCCCCCGACCAGTAACTGCGAGCGATCGACGCGTTCGACGTGTCCCACCGGCCCACGTAGCGGATGTTGGAGTCGGAGGGAGAGCCGTCCCCCGTGGCCGCATTCGCCACGGGACCCCTCACGAACCCGGAGAGAATGCCGACCCAGAGCGCCATCAGCAGGGGGGTGAGAACATGTCTCGCGAAGTGTCTTGTCATCTCGACTGCTCCTGGCCGAGGGGTAAGGGGTCCGGCCTGGAAAACCGCTTAACACGAATAAACCGTCAAAAGGAGCGGAGCCTGAACGGACGGTGCCCCTCGGCGTGAGATGATGGAGCCGGGCGGCCCACCCCCCAGGCCCACGAAGGGAATCATTGTTTGAAGACGAGTCGAGATGACGCTCTGGACATGGAAGCGGCGAAGTCCTCTCCGACCACCCCGGACCAGGACGTAACCGTCGAGGAATTGCTCCAGGTCATATCCCGGTTGACGGCCAGCGAGCCCCACGTCCATTGCCGAGAGGGCGGCGGGCCCCTCGCCCCGCTCGCCAAGGCCCTCAACCGCCTGTCCAACCGGCTCTCGGCGGCTCCAGCCGGAACGGAGGACATCTTCGGTCCCCAGACGCTGGTCGCTCAGTCACAGGCCGTCATGATCACCTGTGACACCGAGGCGCGCATCCGCTTCATCAACGCCACCTTCCCTGGCCTGACCCGGGAGGCCGTGATGGGAACGAGCCTCTATCTCTGGCTCCGCCCCGAGATCATCGAGCCCACGCGCGAACTCATCCGGGGGGTACTCACCACCGGCGAGTTCGCCAAGATCGAGAGCCAGGGCATGAGCGAGTTCGGCGCCCCCTGGCTCTCGACTCAGCTGGGTCCCATCAAGGAGGGCGAGAACATCGTCGGCTTCACGGCCATCAACACGGACATCACCGAGCTCAAGCGCACCCAGCTGCACCTGGAGCGCTCCAACCGCGAGTTGGAGAGCTTCGCCTATGTCGCCTCGCATGACCTGCAGGAGCCGCTGCGCAAGATCCTGACCTTCGGCGAGCGCCTCAAGTCCACCTCCACCCAGGGCCTCGGCGCCGAGGGCCGCGACTACGTCGAGCGCATGCTCAAGGCCGCGGCCCGCATGCGGGGCCTCATCGAGGACCTGCTCGCCTACTCACGCGTGTCCTCGAGCAACCGCCCCTTCACCTCGGTGAACCTGGCCGCTGTCGCGCACGAGGTGCTCGAGGACCTGTCGGCGATGACCGAGCGCACCGGGGCGAGCGTCACGCTCGGGGAGTTGCCAGTGCTCGAGGCCGACCCCACCCAGATGCGCCAGTTGCTGCAGAACCTGGTGGCCAACGCCCTGAAGTTCCACCGCGAGGGCGTGCCCCCCGTCGTCTCCGTGCGTGCCACGATCGACCCCCGCCTCCAGCGCTGCGAGCTGCGCGTGGAGGACAACGGCATCGGCTTCG from Melittangium boletus DSM 14713 includes the following:
- a CDS encoding AbfB domain-containing protein codes for the protein MTRHFARHVLTPLLMALWVGILSGFVRGPVANAATGDGSPSDSNIRYVGRWDTSNASIARSYWSGAYFRVGFTGTTVQLRLAAAANFFVSIDGGADVAFSGSGTINLTPTPLAAGSHTLRVTSRSEVEVLQFQGLVLSGGATTLAPQARSRRIEFIGDSITAGCCALSKVILSDYAWLVGEALNAEHTQVAYSGICLRNGVACSSPNSLGMSTQFFKLQTVQYPSSPAWDFTRYQPDAVVINLGTNDHNFGVTDATFEGTYTTFLRDVRARYPNAILFALRPFGGFKAAPTFNAVNARIAAGDTKLYYVDTTGWVTVGTSDFSDWLHPSDSGHVKIARLLAPHIAKTARWVPPFGDDFNDGNANGWNTHGGSWSVANGQLRVAAHAGAKAVPAGVLFSNGTLDADVTVGTTGNAGLLFRASRLESGPDAYQGYFAGIDQGQVFLGKADNNWTMVATVAMGIAANVPHHLRVVAVGSNLKVYLDDMVTPKINTTDVSYTAGTVGVRTYLADARFDNVTVRAFTRFESSYQGYFLRHREGRGQIDNFLSPAEDAEWRIVPGLANASAISLESVAFPGTFLRHRNGQLWLDPNDGSALFQADATWWWRPGQARSSLTSLESYNFPGNYIRHRGGLLYSEPLSTALDRADATFRE
- a CDS encoding sensor histidine kinase, encoding MKTSRDDALDMEAAKSSPTTPDQDVTVEELLQVISRLTASEPHVHCREGGGPLAPLAKALNRLSNRLSAAPAGTEDIFGPQTLVAQSQAVMITCDTEARIRFINATFPGLTREAVMGTSLYLWLRPEIIEPTRELIRGVLTTGEFAKIESQGMSEFGAPWLSTQLGPIKEGENIVGFTAINTDITELKRTQLHLERSNRELESFAYVASHDLQEPLRKILTFGERLKSTSTQGLGAEGRDYVERMLKAAARMRGLIEDLLAYSRVSSSNRPFTSVNLAAVAHEVLEDLSAMTERTGASVTLGELPVLEADPTQMRQLLQNLVANALKFHREGVPPVVSVRATIDPRLQRCELRVEDNGIGFEEKYTDRIFNVFQRLQGRTQYEGSGIGLAICRKIAERHGGGISARSTPGEGSTFHVTLPLRQHATP